The following is a genomic window from candidate division KSB1 bacterium.
GAAGCCCATGCTCACAAAGATGCTCTTGATCTCGTCGAGAACCTGCAGCAGCGGATGGCGCGCGCCCAAGCGCCGTCGGATGCCCGGCAACGTCAAATCGATGAGATCGCCCTCATCTTTGGGCTTGGCCAGCGCCGCGCTCTTGTCGTTGAAAGCGGCTTCGAAAGAATTTTTAAGCTGATTCAGACGCTCGCCAACGCGCGGGCGTTCGGACGAATCAAGCTCGCCGAGGCGCTTGAAGAATTGCGCCAATTCGCCTTTGCGCACCAAAAAAGTGAGCCGCACCTGCTCGAGCGCTTCCGCATCGGCGGCAGTGCGCAGCGCCTCGTCAAAGCGAGATTGCAGGCGGTCTAATTCGGCAAATAAACTGTCGACCTTCGCCGTGCCGGTTGCGGGAGATTCCACTTCATACATGGTCATCTCACCGGTTATTGTTGCGCGAGCTGGACGAGACTCTGGAAGGCTTGGGGATCGCGCACCGCCAAATCGGCCAGCATCTTGCGGTCGATCTCAACCTGCTTCTTCTTCAACGCATTCATGAAGGTCGAATACGTCAAGCCGGCCAAACGCACGCCGGCGTTGATGCGCGTGATCCACAGGCGGCGAAAATCACGCTTGCGCTTGCGGCGATCGCTGTAAGCGTAAGTGAGACCCTTCTCGTAAGTTTCACGGGCCGGGCGCAGCAAATTCCCTTTGCCGCCCCAGCGGCCTTTGGTTTTATTCAGCAGCTTGCGACGACGACGATGGGATGGAACGGAACCTTGTGCACGAGGCATTTTTCTTAAACCTTTCGTAGTAACGCCTTCAGGCGTCTTCTCCTGTTTAACGATCAGCGCCGAAGGCGTTCATTTTTTTCTTTGGATAAATTCTTCGTAGTGTTATGAGACGTCAGGGCTCAACAATAAAGCCCGGCTTCTAAAGGAGACCACTACGAACGTTGATTCACGCCTTGACCAAATTCATGATGCGCTTGGCGTCGGCAGGATGCACCTGCGCAGCTTGGCGCAAATGGCGCTTGCGCTTGCGGCTTTTCTTGGTCAGAATATGGCTCTTGCCCGCGTGCCGGCGCACCAGCTTGCCGGTGGCGGTAATTTTGAACCGCTTCTTGGACGCGCGATGGCTTTTCATTTTCGGCATCGCATCTCACCTTTCAATTTGAATTTGCAACGAAAGAAGAACGGCAACAAAAAATTTTCGTTGCGGTTCCCTTTTCGTTGCAAGTTGGTTTTTGGCAAATTACGCTACTGAATCCTTGTTGCAGTTCTCTTTTTGTTGCAATTTACTTTTTGACAAAATACACCACCAGGTTGCGGCCTTCCATGTGCGGCGACCGCTCAGTTTTGGCAATATCGGCAAGCTGCTCGATCATTCGATCCAGCACCGCCTTGCCGAATTCCTGGTGCACCATTTCACGTCCGCGAAACGTCACCGTGACTTTCACTTTGTCGCCGTCCTCGATAAACTCGCGAGCGTGCTTCACCTTGAAGTTAAAATCGTGCTCTTCGATCTTCGGGCGAAAGCGAATTTCTTTGAGGTGGATGACGGCTGCCTTTCTGCGGCTGTCCTTTTCCTTTTTGCTCTGCTCATATTTGAATTTGCCGAAGTCCATGACCCGGCAAACCGGCGGTTCTGCATTGGGAGCGACTTCGACGAGATCAAGCCCCGCCGCCTCAGCGCGCGACATCGCCTCCTGAATCGACACGATGCCGACTTGTTCGCCGTCAGCTCCGATGAGCCGAACTTTCGGAACCCGGATTTGATTGTTGATCCGGATAAATTTTTTCTTAGCCGTAGAGCGAATTCTCCTCCGGACAAAGTCCGATTTGGTTCAAATAATGAATCGTTGAAGTGATGGATTGCTGGAGTATTGGAGTAATGGAACCCCATTGATCCCTCACTCCAACGATCCCATCAATCCAAAACTTTACTCCAGGCGTTTCGACTGAATGTCTTCAACGATTTGGCTTACAAACGCGTCGAGAGGCATGCTGCCCAGATCGCCCGCGCGGCGTTTGCGGACGGCAACAGCGTTATTTTCCGCCTCCTTCGCTCCAACCACCAGCATGTACGGAATCTTTTTGGTTTCCGCTTCGCGGATTTTGTAGCCGATTTTCTCGTTGCGGTCATCGAGCATGCAACGAATATCTTTTGCCGCCAGCACCTGCTCGACTTTGGCCGCATATTCGATCTGCGCATCGGTAATCGGCAAAATCACCGCCTGTACCGGCGCCAGCCAGGTCGGAAACGCTCCAGCATAATGCTCGATCAAAATGCCGATAAAGCGCTCCAACGAGCCGAAGGGCGCGCGATGAATCACCACCGGACGATGCTTCTGATTGTCGCGGCCGGTGTATTCCAATTCAAAGCGTTCCGGCATCACGTAATCGACTTGCACCGTGCCGAGCTGCCACGAGCGGCCCAACACGTCGCGAATGATGAAATCGATTTTAGGGCCGTAGAAAGCCGCCTCCCCTGGCGCCACCACGTATTGCAATTTACATTCATCCGCCGCTTCTTTGATGTCCTTCTGCGCCTGCTCCCAAAGTTCCTCGCTGCCGCCGTATTTGTCTTTATTATCGTCGCGGAACGACAGTCTGGTGGTAAAATCACCGAAGCCGAGCGTGCGAAACACCAACTGAATCAAATCGATGACGCCGCACAACTCTTCTTTCAGTTGATCTTGCCGCACGAACATGTGCGAATCGTCAACCGTGAAGCCGCGCACGCGTGTCAAGCCATTCAACTCGCCGGATTGCTCATAACGATAAACGGTGCCGAACTCCGCCAAGCGAATCGGCAAATCGCGATAGCTGCGCGGCCGAGCCGCATAAATCTGAAAATGATGTGGGCAGTTCATCGGCTTCAGCAGATACTCTTCATCTTCTACCTTGACCGGCGCGAACTGGCTGTCTTTGTAATACGGATAATGCCCGCTGGTTCTGTACAAATTTAAATTGCCAATGTGCGGCGT
Proteins encoded in this region:
- the rpmI gene encoding 50S ribosomal protein L35, with the translated sequence MPKMKSHRASKKRFKITATGKLVRRHAGKSHILTKKSRKRKRHLRQAAQVHPADAKRIMNLVKA
- the rplT gene encoding 50S ribosomal protein L20, which produces MPRAQGSVPSHRRRRKLLNKTKGRWGGKGNLLRPARETYEKGLTYAYSDRRKRKRDFRRLWITRINAGVRLAGLTYSTFMNALKKKQVEIDRKMLADLAVRDPQAFQSLVQLAQQ
- the infC gene encoding translation initiation factor IF-3 — encoded protein: MRINNQIRVPKVRLIGADGEQVGIVSIQEAMSRAEAAGLDLVEVAPNAEPPVCRVMDFGKFKYEQSKKEKDSRRKAAVIHLKEIRFRPKIEEHDFNFKVKHAREFIEDGDKVKVTVTFRGREMVHQEFGKAVLDRMIEQLADIAKTERSPHMEGRNLVVYFVKK
- the thrS gene encoding threonine--tRNA ligase, encoding MSELIRIEFPDGKSTEYPKGIRPNDILKELGRSLAEKTLAAKFNDKVVDLDRPLQSDGRIRFVTWDDPEGKEVYWHSTSHIMAHAIKELYPEAQFGVGPPIEDGFYYDIDVNTSITAEELAKIEAKMKEVIAADQPFRREEMSKDEAVRLFEQRSDKYKLELLRDLDDNHPSVYHEGNFVDLCRGPHLPSTGRVKYFKLLSVAGAYWRGSEKNKMLQRIYGISFPKKEMLDEHLRLLEEARRRDHRRLGQELDLFFITPKVGGGLPLWMPKGTIIRETLEKFLREEQRKRGYLPVVTPHIGNLNLYRTSGHYPYYKDSQFAPVKVEDEEYLLKPMNCPHHFQIYAARPRSYRDLPIRLAEFGTVYRYEQSGELNGLTRVRGFTVDDSHMFVRQDQLKEELCGVIDLIQLVFRTLGFGDFTTRLSFRDDNKDKYGGSEELWEQAQKDIKEAADECKLQYVVAPGEAAFYGPKIDFIIRDVLGRSWQLGTVQVDYVMPERFELEYTGRDNQKHRPVVIHRAPFGSLERFIGILIEHYAGAFPTWLAPVQAVILPITDAQIEYAAKVEQVLAAKDIRCMLDDRNEKIGYKIREAETKKIPYMLVVGAKEAENNAVAVRKRRAGDLGSMPLDAFVSQIVEDIQSKRLE